A DNA window from Pyrus communis chromosome 3, drPyrComm1.1, whole genome shotgun sequence contains the following coding sequences:
- the LOC137729746 gene encoding pentatricopeptide repeat-containing protein At4g21065-like, protein MMSMNNVYKLHAWFIKIGRDNHPTSLGRLLLGCTATSSPESLTYARSLFSHFPFPDTFTYNTIIRAHAAAPSSCCHALSFFTQMRHQGVPPDNFTFPFLLKACARLQQGQDLHAHILKLGFDSDIYVQNALVSLYGGCGSVELAMNVFHAMRERDLVSWSSMMSCFINNGFAYEALALFQQMQLAENLMPDEVTMLSVISAVSSLGEMELGQWVHKFIYRSGLELTVPLGTALIDMYWRCGSIDKSIRVFNEMPFKNVNAWSALISGFAAHGRSREGLRIFYEMKSSGLQPDHISITGVLVACSHGGLVEDGWRVFKSIGDEYGMEPTLEHYGCMVDLLGRAGMLHKAYEFIEKMPIMPNSVIWRTLLGACVSHNNLVLAEKVKERVHKLDPYHDGDYVLLSNAYGEAGRWVEKAKVRNSMREKRINKKHGYSFISVDQVIHEFVSGGNSHPRLDDIREFLDRIIESIRDTGYTPHTKNVLHDIEEEEKEQCLNYHSEKLAVAFALLNVKDSTTIKVMKNLRICHDCHSFMKHISAKFGREIIIRDRRRFHHFVQGSCSCQDHW, encoded by the coding sequence ATGATGTCAATGAACAATGTCTACAAGCTCCATGCTTGGTTCATCAAGATTGGCCGCGACAACCACCCTACCTCCCTTGGACGCCTCCTTCTTGGGTGCACTGCCACATCATCACCTGAAAGCTTAACCTATGCTCGCTCTCTCTTCTCCCACTTTCCCTTTCCGGACACCTTTACTTACAACACAATCATTAGAGCCCATGCAGCAGCCCCCTCATCTTGTTGTCATGCACTCTCCTTCTTTACCCAGATGCGTCACCAAGGTGTCCCACCGGATAACTTCACCTTCCCGTTTCTTCTCAAGGCTTGTGCTCGCCTTCAACAGGGTCAAGACCTTCATGCACACATTCTTAAGCTTGGCTTTGATTCAGACATATATGTTCAGAATGCATTAGTTAGTTTATACGGGGGTTGTGGGTCAGTTGAGCTTGCAATGAATGTGTTCCATGCAATGCGCGAAAGAGACTTGGTTTCTTGGTCTTCCATGATGTCTTGTTTCATCAACAATGGCTTTGCATACGAAGCTCTTGCTTTGTTTCAGCAAATGCAGCTTGCAGAGAATCTGATGCCAGATGAGGTTACCATGCTCAGCGTGATATCTGCCGTTTCAAGCTTAGGGGAAATGGAATTGGGTCAATGGGTTCATAAATTTATTTACAGAAGTGGGCTAGAACTTACAGTTCCATTGGGTACAGCGTTGATTGACATGTATTGGAGATGTGGATCCATTGATAAATCTATCAGAGTCTTCAATGAAATGCCATTCAAGAATGTAAATGCATGGTCAGCATTGATTAGTGGCTTTGCAGCGCACGGCCGCAGTAGAGAAGGCCTTAGAATCTTTTATGAGATGAAAAGCTCTGGCTTGCAGCCAGATCATATTTCTATAACTGGGGTTTTAGTGGCTTGCAGTCATGGTGGCCTTGTTGAAGATGGCTGGAGAGTTTTCAAAAGCATTGGGGATGAGTACGGCATGGAGCCAACACTTGAGCATTATGGTTGTATGGTTGACCTGCTTGGCCGGGCCGGCATGCTTCACAAAGCGTACGAGTTCATTGAGAAGATGCCAATAATGCCAAATTCGGTaatttggaggactttgctagGAGCATGTGTTAGTCATAACAATCTTGTGTTGGCTGAGAAAGTGAAGGAGAGGGTCCACAAGCTAGATCCTTATCATGATGGCGATTATGTGCTTTTATCGAATGCTTATGGCGAAGCTGGTAGATGGGTTGAAAAGGCAAAGGTTAGGAATTCAATGAGAGAAAAGAGAATTAACAAGAAACATGGCTATAGTTTTATCAGCGTAGACCAAGTCATTCATGAGTTTGTATCAGGGGGTAATTCTCATCCCAGGTTGGATGATATTAGAGAGTTCTTAGATCGCATAATTGAAAGTATAAGAGACACGGGGTATACTCCCCATACGAAAAATGTGCTACATGAcattgaagaggaggagaaggagcaATGTCTTAATTATCATAGTGAGAAATTGGCCGTGGCTTTTGCACTCCTGAATGTCAAGGATAGCACGACAATAAAGGTCATGAAGAACCTTCGGATTTGTCATGACTGTCATTCTTTCATGAAGCATATTTCGGCCAAATTTGGTAGAGAAATCATCATTCGTGATCGCAGACGATTCCATCACTTTGTTCAGGGATCGTGTTCTTGTCAGGATCATTGGTGA